One segment of Erigeron canadensis isolate Cc75 chromosome 2, C_canadensis_v1, whole genome shotgun sequence DNA contains the following:
- the LOC122588545 gene encoding 14-3-3-like protein — MASAREENVYMAKLAEQAERYEEMVEFMEKVVTSAEGNEELTIEERNLLSVAYKNVIGARRASWRIISSIEQKEESRGNEGHVSTIREYRSKIESELSKICDGILKVLDTKLIGSAVNGDSKVFYLKMKGDYFRYLAEFKTGSDRKEAAENTLSAYKAAQDIANGELAPTHPIRLGLALNFSVFYYEILNSPDRACNLAKQAFDEAIAELDTLGEDSYKDSTLIMQLLRDNLTLWTSDMQDDTAEEIKEAPKADE; from the exons atggcaTCAGCACGTGAAGAAAACGTGTACATGGCAAAGCTAGCGGAACAAGCCGAACGTTACGAAGAAATGGTGGAATTCATGGAGAAAGTGGTGACGTCAGCCGAAGGAAACGAGGAGCTGACAATCGAAGAACGAAACCTGCTGTCCGTGGCATACAAAAACGTCATCGGAGCGAGACGTGCGTCGTGGAGGATCATATCATCGATTGAGCAGAAGGAAGAGAGCAGGGGGAacgaaggacacgtgtcgaCCATCCGTGAGTATAGATCTAAGATTGAATCTGAGCTGTCAAAGATATGCGATGGGATATTGAAGGTGTTGGACACGAAGCTGATAGGGAGCGCTGTGAATGGGGATTCGAAAGTGttttatttgaaaatgaaaGGGGATTATTTTAGGTATTTGGCTGAGTTTAAAACTGGATCTGATCGCAAAGAAGCTGCTGAGAATACTCTTTCTGCTTATAAGGCTGCTCAG GATATTGCAAATGGTGAACTGGCTCCCACCCATCCGATCCGACTAGGACTGGCTCTCAATTTCTCTGTGTTTTACTATGAGATCTTGAATTCACCTGACCGTGCTTGTAACCTTGCAAAGCAG GCTTTTGATGAGGCAATTGCTGAACTGGATACTTTAGGAGAGGATTCCTACAAGGACAGTACTCTTATCATGCAACTTCTTCGTGATAACCTCACTTTGTGGACTTCTGATATGCAG GATGACACTGCTGAAGAGATCAAAGAAGCACCAAAGGCCGATGAGTGA